In a single window of the Oryctolagus cuniculus chromosome 2, mOryCun1.1, whole genome shotgun sequence genome:
- the ID2 gene encoding DNA-binding protein inhibitor ID-2, which produces MKAFSPVRSVRKSGVSEHGLGVSRSKTPADDPMSLLYNMNDCYSKLKELVPSIPQDRKVSKMEILQHVIDYILDLQLALDSQPAVVGLHHPRPPLTTLNTDISILSLQASEFLPSDSKALCG; this is translated from the exons ATGAAAGCCTTCAGCCCGGTGCGGTCCGTCCGGAAGAGCGGCGTGTCGGAGCACGGCCTGGGCGTCTCCCGCAGCAAGACCCCGGCCGACGACCCCATGAGCCTGCTCTACAACATGAACGACTGCTACTCCAAGCTCAAGGAGCTGGTGCCCAGCATCCCGCAGGACAGGAAGGTCAGCAAAATGGAAATCTTGCAGCACGTCATCGACTACATCCTGGACCTGCAGCTCGCGCTGGACTCGCAGCCCGCCGTGGTCGGCCTGCACCACCCGCGGCCGCCGCTGACCACGCTCAACACGGACATCAGCATCCTGTCCCTGCAG GCGTCCGAGTTCCTGCCGAGCGACAGCAAGGCGCTCTGTGGCTGA